Within bacterium, the genomic segment AAAAAGTCACCTCGACCATGGTCAATAAAAAAATACCGGATTCCAGCGGAGAAAATTATATTGTCATGGCGACCCAGGAAGGAATGATAAAAAAAGTCAGTCTGTCTGATTTTGATAATGTCCGCCGAAGCGGGATCATTGCCATAAAAATAAAAGGCAGTGATGAACTGAAATGGGCGCGCATTACTTCTGGCAAAGACGAAGTGATCATGGTGACAGCAAAGGGCCAGTCTATCAGGTTCAAAGAAACAAAAATCCGTCCGATGGGACGCACAGCCGGAGGTGTCAGGGGTATCAGGGTCAAGAAAGGGGATTTTATTCGCGCTATGGATGTTGTAAGCAATTCCTCCGCCGCCAAGGCTATGGAGGGCAAGCAAAAAGCGGATGTTAAGAATCAAAAACTGCTTATTGTAATGGAAAATGGGTTTGGCAAAACCACTAATTTAAAAGAATATAAAGTGCAAGGAAGGGGAGGGTCCGGCATTAAGACCGCAAAAGTCAATTCTAAAACCGGTATAATCGTCCAAGGAGCCGTGATCGACGAAGAGACCGAAAAGAAAGATTTGTTGGTTATCTCTCAAAAAGGGCAAATCATCCGACTGGAGATTTCCGTCGTTCCTAACTTGGGCCGCGCCACGCAAGGAGTGAGAATTATGCGGTTAAACGCTGAAGATAAAATAGCCTCAGCGACGATACTATAGAAACATCGAATGTCAAATGATGAATTTCTAATGACAAATCAAATCCAAAATCCAAATGACAAAATTAAAAGAATTAAATTTGACATTTAAGCATTTGACATTGATTGGAAATTTGACATTAGTCATTTGTCATTGAGAATAAAGATTGTTTTGTTTTTTGAATTATTTATAATTTAAATCAGTTAATTAATTAAATTAACACTATGTTTATTCAGCCCAATAAAGTTTCGTCATCGTTTATGGATCCGCAAAAAATCGTAGATTCTTTCGGCATCGACAGCGGCAGTATTGTGGCCGATTTTGGTTCCGGCGCCGGATATTTTGTCATTCCTTTGGCCAAAGCCGTTAAATCGAAAGGAAAAATTTTTGCGGTTGATATCTTGCCAAGCGCGTTGGAAGTTATTGATAAAAAAGCTAAAATGGAAAACCTGATCAATATTGAACTTGTTCAAGCGGATCTGGAAAAAGAAAACAGCACAAAGATCATTGATTCTTCGGTGGATTTTGTTGTGATATCGAATCTTCTGTTTCAGCTGGAAAACAAAGCCAATATTTTTCGGGAAGCGAAAAGGGTTTTAAAATCCGGA encodes:
- a CDS encoding class I SAM-dependent methyltransferase: MFIQPNKVSSSFMDPQKIVDSFGIDSGSIVADFGSGAGYFVIPLAKAVKSKGKIFAVDILPSALEVIDKKAKMENLINIELVQADLEKENSTKIIDSSVDFVVISNLLFQLENKANIFREAKRVLKSGGKLIVIDWAGGKIVLGPPEENRVTEDQVQIAATISGFKQIKQWHPDAYHYGFIFIK